Within the Maribacter sp. BPC-D8 genome, the region AGATATAGAGCGAGAATATGTTCAGCGTGTATTAAATCATACTGATGGTAACAAGACCAAAGCAGCCGAAATTCTTCAAATAGATCGCAAAACCTTGCGCGAAAAACTAAAATAACACCGGGTAATTTCTCCCCAACTGAGGAATATTTACCCAGTTGAAATATCTTCCTAAAATTAAAATATTTTATTACTAACTAATATTCAATTAGTTACGGTTTTTGGCACGCCCATACTATATCAGAGGCATACCAATTGCTATATAGACCATGAAAAAGAAATCTATTTCTAAAACTAGTGCTTATAGACCTTAATCTATAATCAAAGTGACTAGTAAAAGAAAGAGAACGTGGAATCTTAAATAGCGATAAATGAAGTACGGCAGTCTGGTTTTTGAAGAAAATGAATTCTTGATGATTAAAAAATATCAAGAAGAGAATGTAACTATTGAAGACTATGCACACAAAAATGTGTTAGAGATTCTTGGTCAACACATGACTATAGCCATGCGTTTAAATGCAGAAGATATTCCGTTCGACATCATTACTATTAACTCGTTTATAAAAGTTAGCGGTGCTTCTGGTATTCGCCAAACTTTTCAAATTGTAGCTCCAAATGAAGTTGATATAAAACAAAATAAAATTTCTGTTATCAGCAGTTTAGGTGCTTCAGTTATTGGGCGTGCCGTAGGAGATAAAATTTCTTATGGATTACCTGGTGACCGCGTCTCTTTAGTAATCACAAAAGTTACCCAACCAAACTCAGCCAACAAAGACACTACTGAAGAAATGAAGACCAAAAAAGAAACAATTCATTAATTCTAAATTATTCAGTTATGATCAAATATGTAATCACTCTATTATTTTCAGTAAGCCTATTAAACGCACAAGACAATGTTACTATACAAACAGAAGTAAATGTTGGTGATGTTTTTGAAATAGGAAAACCTGAAACAAACAAATACAAGCACATAGATTTCCCTAGAGAAAACTTCATTATCAAACGCGGCGGCATTGCCAATTATAGGCGGGCTCATGGCGAAGAAGTTGTTGTAACTGCGGTCAAAGAAAAGAAAGACGGTACAACCGAAATTAAAATAAAAAGAAATGATGGCGGTCGCTTCTTTAACAGTCATACAGTAGTATCTGCAGATTTCAAAGAAGCCATTAACTCTGGCGAATTACAAGCTTTATAATTTTTTTTAGTTGATTGATAATCCACTTGGCCTCTATAAATAAGTTGGCTGATTTATTAAGAAACAACCAAGTGGATTTCCTAAAAAAAAAATTTAATAAAAAACAGAACTCATGTTTACAAAACTAAAAACACCGCAAAGAATGCATGCTGGCTTTATATTGGCCATCGCATTTTTATTGGTGTTGGGTTCTAACAGATTATATCAAAGACATTTTTCGACTTTACAGCACACGGTAAATTCAGTGTACGAAGACAGAATTAAGGTTCAAGATTATATCTATCAATTGAGTAATATCTTTTATCAAAAGAAAATTCGAATTATTACCGAAGGAGACTTTGCCCAGGTGATAGATGAAAATAAAGAAACAGAAAAACTACTTTCTAATTTTGCGTTAACAAAATTGACTACTGAAGAATACAATACACTTAACGAATTGACTTTACAATTCGATAAGCTTAAAAAATCTGAAGAAAAAGTAGTCCAGTCCAAAGACAATTTAAGAAGTGGCGTTCATGCAGTATCATTAAAAACCTTAGAAGAAATAAATCAAATTTTAGATATACTAGCACGTATACAGCTTGAAGAAAGTAGGCAAATGACACAACGTTCTAACAAAACTTTAGACACCAAAATACTGATGTCAAAATTAGAGTTAGGCTTTTTAATAGCTATTGGCTTTGCCTTATTGGCTTTAATCTTTTATCCCTTGAATACAAAACAACCTGTTTTGGATCAGTAAAATTATTACGTAAACATTTTTAATATAAACGCGATGAAAAATTATATGCGGAGCATATGCTCTACCTGCACCTACGTGGCATATTGCTCATTAACAAATGATAAAAACTCAATTGTTTCGTGTAGTGAATATGTACATGTATTGGATGTCACCAATGAACCTACATTGATCATTTCTAATGAAATGGCAAGTAAAGAATTTAAAAGAGAATTAGTCTTAAACTAAATATAATGATAGCAAAAGTAGCATCTAAAAAAGCGCCTAAACAAGGTATGCTTGAAAACGTAATGCGACAATTTGATAATGCCGCAGACATTATTGATTTAAACTCTAATATTAGAAAAATATTAGAGGTGACCAATAATGAAATAGTTGTTCATTTTCCTGTGCGAATGGATAATGGTGAGGTTGAAATTTTTACCGGCTACCGTGTTCAGCATAACAATGCGCTGGGACCATATAAGGGCGGACTTCGTTACCACCCTACCGTTGATATCGATGCTGCAAAGGCATTGGCAATGTGGATGACCTGGAAAACTTCGTTGGCAGGTTTACCCTATGGTGGCGCTAAGGGCGGAATTCAATTAGACCCTAACAAATATTCTAATTCAGAATTAGAGCGTATAACTAGAAGGTTTACGTATGCGTTGGGCGATAATATTGGTCCGGAGTTAGATATTCCTGCTCCCGATGTAAATACCAATCCGCAGACGATGGCTTGGATTCTTGACACCTACATGTCTACGAAATCGCCTGCAGAAAGATCTACCAACATGCACGTAGTTACAGGTAAACCTGTAGGTGCCGGTGGCTCAAAAGGTAGAGATAGAGCTACTGGTTTCGGTGTATTTCTAACCATTAAATTTTGGGCAGAAAGTCATAATGTAGATTTAAAGGACAAAAAATTTATCGTACAAGGGTTCGGTAATGTTGGGTATTGGGCAGCCTATTTCTTAGTAAATGAAGGCGCCATTTTAACTGCGGTACAAGATGCCTATGGTAGTATTGCCAATGAAGAAGGTATAGATGTCGATCAATTATTAAACTATTCTAAAGGGAACAAGGGCAATATACTAGGTTATGCAAAGGCAAGAACAATAGATAGTAAAGATTTCTTTTCATTAGACTGCGATATCTGTATACCTGCAGCATTAGGCAATCAAATTACACCTAAAAACGCCAATAAGATAAAAGCGTATTTAATTGCCGAAGGTGCTAACGGACCAACAGATGTAGATGCTGAAGAAATTCTATTAAAAAAAGGTATCGATATCATACCTGATATTCTATGTAATTCTGGCGGAGTGATTGGTAGCTACTTTGAGTGGTTACAGAACCGTAACGGCGAAATCTGGACTTTAGATGAAGTGATGGTGAAATTAGAAAAGAAAATGAAAGAGTCTTTTACTACTGTTCTCGAAACATCGAAAAAGAGAAAAGTAGATATGCGTACGGCAGCCTTTATAATAGCTATTGAAAGATTAGAAGAGGCGTATGTACAACGCGGTATTTTTCCGTGATAAATAATACAGTATTTAAACAATGATAGTGATTTTAAAAAGTATGTAGTGAATACTGCCACCAAGGGCGTGGTCGAAATTATTTGAACTAAGCTAGCCAATGTTCTCGGCTGCGCTTAAAATGGCAACGAACTATATTTTTAAACACATATCTCAATAAAAAAATTAGAAAATGAAGTACGGCAATCTGGTTATAGAGAAAAAAGAATACGTGGTGCTTAAAAGGTTTATGAACCTATCAGGCTACTATAAAGATGACACATTACGTAAATCTGTACAAAAACTGGTCGGTGAATTAGAGACTGCCATCATCTGCGATGCATCAGAAATGTATGAAGATGTTATTCGGTTCAATACAACGGTGACGATAGTTTCTGAAAATGGGTGGCACAAGAAATTTAAGCTGGTGATGCCTACTGACAGTGATATTAAAAATGACAAAATATCTATACTCACCCCAATGGGTGCAGCGGTTATTGGGTACAGCGAAGGTGATGCCATTGTTTGGGATTTTCCATCCGGAGAACAAAAACTAACCATAGAAAAAGTAGAGCAAGAGAATGAGTATATGAACATAAACATGGTACTATGATCGCATCTAAACATTTTTATCCGCATGAATCAGACAAAAGAGTTATGATGAAAAAGGATCGATTAGAAATTAATAACTGGACAGATGAGCTAGAGTTTTTAAATAAGGAAATTGAATTCTATTTAGACATTGAAGACAGCATGATTCATAGTTCAAAATTGTACCAAGAGCTACATGGCGTACGCAGAGAAAATGCGTTAATGTTGGCGGCGCTTTACCGCTATGATAATGCTGTGGGCAAATCTATAGAATGTGACACTGTAGCATGCG harbors:
- a CDS encoding GreA/GreB family elongation factor, yielding MKYGNLVIEKKEYVVLKRFMNLSGYYKDDTLRKSVQKLVGELETAIICDASEMYEDVIRFNTTVTIVSENGWHKKFKLVMPTDSDIKNDKISILTPMGAAVIGYSEGDAIVWDFPSGEQKLTIEKVEQENEYMNINMVL
- a CDS encoding Glu/Leu/Phe/Val family dehydrogenase, which gives rise to MIAKVASKKAPKQGMLENVMRQFDNAADIIDLNSNIRKILEVTNNEIVVHFPVRMDNGEVEIFTGYRVQHNNALGPYKGGLRYHPTVDIDAAKALAMWMTWKTSLAGLPYGGAKGGIQLDPNKYSNSELERITRRFTYALGDNIGPELDIPAPDVNTNPQTMAWILDTYMSTKSPAERSTNMHVVTGKPVGAGGSKGRDRATGFGVFLTIKFWAESHNVDLKDKKFIVQGFGNVGYWAAYFLVNEGAILTAVQDAYGSIANEEGIDVDQLLNYSKGNKGNILGYAKARTIDSKDFFSLDCDICIPAALGNQITPKNANKIKAYLIAEGANGPTDVDAEEILLKKGIDIIPDILCNSGGVIGSYFEWLQNRNGEIWTLDEVMVKLEKKMKESFTTVLETSKKRKVDMRTAAFIIAIERLEEAYVQRGIFP
- a CDS encoding GreA/GreB family elongation factor, translated to MKYGSLVFEENEFLMIKKYQEENVTIEDYAHKNVLEILGQHMTIAMRLNAEDIPFDIITINSFIKVSGASGIRQTFQIVAPNEVDIKQNKISVISSLGASVIGRAVGDKISYGLPGDRVSLVITKVTQPNSANKDTTEEMKTKKETIH